A region of the Terriglobales bacterium genome:
CTCCAGGTTTATGTAATCCTGCTGCTCATCATCTCAGGAATCACAGTAGGGATTGGTCCCCGCGTGGCAGATGAAGGCCGAAGGCTTGCGGCCGCTCTTCCCAGTCTGTTGGATCAGATGTCTTCGGGCAGGATCGTCACTCAGCTTGGCGGAAAGCACGGGTGGAGCTTTGAGACGCAGATGCGTGTACAACAGTTCTTCGCCGCGCATCGCGCAGCCATCATTGCATGGGCAAGCGATTTTGGCGGTCGCGCAACTATGCTGCTGGCGAACACCGTCTGGCTCATCGTCATACCTATCCTGGCCGTATTCTTTTTGCGCGATGCGCGTGGATTCGCGGACTCCATCGTTCAGATGG
Encoded here:
- a CDS encoding AI-2E family transporter, giving the protein MSFFDKRTACVLSTIVLFALVAGFIYGARRILIVFLFAVLFAYLLEPSVSLVQRRSRLSRGSRSLAILQVYVILLLIISGITVGIGPRVADEGRRLAAALPSLLDQMSSGRIVTQLGGKHGWSFETQMRVQQFFAAHRAAIIAWASDFGGRATMLLANTVWLIVIPILAVFFLRDARGFADSIVQM